A genomic region of Mesobacillus jeotgali contains the following coding sequences:
- a CDS encoding tRNA dihydrouridine synthase, which yields MKENFWRDLPRPFFILAPMEEVTDVVFRHVVSEAARPDVFFTEFTNSDSYCHPEGIQSVRGRLTFTEDEQPIVAHIWGDKPEYFRQMSIGMAEMGFKGLDINMGCPVPNVTQNGKGSGLIRRPDVAAELIQAAKAGGLPVSVKTRLGFTEVDEWKTWLKHILEQDIANLSIHLRTREEMSKVPAHWELIPEIKKLRDEVAPDTLLTINGDIPDRQTGLKLVEQYGVDGVMIGRGIFHNPFAFEMEKKEHSSEELLDLLSLHMDLHDKYSHLELRPFTALHRFFKIYVKGFHGASSLRNQLMNTKSTDEVRELLDQFAAQNPDGTEK from the coding sequence ATGAAAGAGAATTTTTGGCGTGATTTACCACGACCATTTTTTATATTGGCACCAATGGAAGAAGTGACGGATGTTGTTTTTCGCCATGTAGTGAGTGAAGCAGCAAGACCGGATGTGTTTTTTACCGAGTTTACAAACAGTGATAGTTATTGTCACCCAGAGGGGATCCAGAGTGTGCGTGGGCGTTTGACTTTTACAGAGGATGAACAGCCAATTGTCGCTCATATCTGGGGGGACAAGCCTGAATATTTCCGGCAGATGAGTATTGGTATGGCGGAAATGGGCTTTAAGGGTCTTGATATCAATATGGGCTGTCCTGTCCCTAATGTGACGCAGAATGGGAAGGGAAGCGGCCTGATCCGCCGTCCGGATGTGGCAGCTGAACTAATCCAGGCTGCAAAGGCAGGCGGATTGCCTGTAAGTGTCAAGACGAGGCTTGGTTTCACTGAAGTAGACGAATGGAAGACCTGGCTGAAACACATTCTGGAACAAGACATTGCGAATCTTTCCATCCATCTGCGAACACGGGAGGAAATGAGCAAAGTGCCTGCGCATTGGGAGCTGATTCCGGAGATTAAAAAGCTCCGTGACGAGGTGGCACCGGATACCCTTTTGACAATCAATGGGGATATTCCTGACCGTCAGACTGGATTGAAGTTGGTTGAACAATATGGTGTTGATGGGGTTATGATTGGACGCGGCATTTTCCACAACCCATTTGCCTTTGAAATGGAGAAGAAAGAGCATAGCAGTGAGGAATTGCTTGACCTTTTAAGTTTGCATATGGATCTCCATGATAAATATTCGCATCTAGAGCTGCGGCCGTTCACGGCTCTTCATCGCTTTTTCAAAATCTATGTCAAAGGATTCCATGGGGCGAGTAGTTTAAGAAATCAATTGATGAACACAAAGTCAACGGATGAAGTGCGTGAATTGCTTGATCAATTTGCAGCACAGAATCCTGATGGAACGGAAAAATAA
- a CDS encoding DUF429 domain-containing protein, whose product MRVIGIDLSGPKNHKDTVLTIFKQEGNHLQLVKWANNLSDQDILKEVFEQSQLDEVVIGIDAPLSYQDGGGDRESDRELRKFIVNLGMRSGSIMPPTLNRMVYLTLRGIKLSREIENLNAAYPISLVEVHPGAIIGSRLSQQNIEYVLAYKQEQSARSFIRKWLTEQGLTQLPIEMEVESHSIDACAAALGAWHWKAPSYNAKWLFPACPPLHPYDYCC is encoded by the coding sequence ATGAGAGTAATCGGAATTGATTTATCAGGTCCAAAAAATCATAAGGATACCGTTCTCACTATTTTTAAACAAGAGGGAAATCACCTGCAATTGGTTAAGTGGGCAAATAATTTAAGTGACCAGGATATCCTGAAAGAGGTTTTCGAACAAAGTCAATTAGATGAGGTAGTAATCGGAATTGATGCACCATTGTCCTATCAAGACGGTGGAGGAGATAGAGAAAGTGACCGGGAATTAAGAAAGTTTATTGTGAATTTAGGGATGAGATCTGGGTCAATCATGCCGCCCACCTTAAACAGAATGGTGTATTTAACATTAAGAGGTATAAAGCTTAGTAGAGAGATTGAGAATTTAAATGCCGCGTATCCAATTTCTTTGGTAGAAGTCCATCCAGGGGCCATAATTGGATCGAGACTGTCCCAACAAAATATTGAATATGTTTTGGCTTACAAACAAGAACAATCAGCTAGAAGTTTTATTCGAAAATGGCTTACGGAGCAGGGACTTACACAATTACCTATTGAAATGGAAGTGGAAAGCCATTCAATCGATGCCTGTGCAGCTGCGTTAGGTGCATGGCATTGGAAGGCTCCTTCTTATAATGCGAAGTGGCTATTCCCGGCTTGCCCTCCGCTGCATCCTTATGACTATTGCTGTTGA
- a CDS encoding DUF4367 domain-containing protein yields the protein MTDKIPSFKEDIDMINVPTDKLNTIISNFSLDSNARKQQVKRKRNRILIVAACLFIGIPTTAFGAVKAYDMIVQKQNFELNISVANKIFNKRDSWYKMRVGYLPENMEANDSLAMKYSFKDNYANGGFSFILWRLEKNSDFQTLYSNSYEEKEFNGRKAVVVRKDTGNKNIMFDRQVFLLFKEEGIMLESYIGADVNDEQMMKVMENISLERTSEKNASYTLDYNGGHLNKADKPTESRVIPLKKDSKQLFKVGKTVPVTMEQGVTGTEAKLEFVIENVEVFDKIKDFEQENFNQSGLEILSENKAIDEKKKLLPYKRDVYKVGNGKDSVDELVDSQLINLKFVYLTATVKNTSKQATEEIYMHPSLQVLQFNNNAWNYAGEDGIAEDSIMTGEVDYLEPHGSGKGFYNIGIIQPGETKKINLGYFVDEDKLDSIFLDAFHYSGFGNIENMNAKNRWWIDIRQ from the coding sequence ATGACAGACAAAATTCCATCGTTTAAGGAAGACATTGACATGATTAATGTTCCGACTGATAAGCTTAATACGATTATATCGAACTTTTCATTGGATTCAAATGCAAGAAAACAGCAGGTCAAGCGTAAAAGGAATCGTATTTTAATCGTCGCGGCTTGCTTATTCATAGGCATACCTACGACCGCTTTCGGTGCAGTAAAAGCCTATGATATGATTGTCCAAAAGCAGAATTTTGAATTGAATATTTCAGTGGCAAATAAGATTTTCAATAAGAGAGATAGTTGGTATAAGATGAGAGTCGGCTATTTACCAGAAAATATGGAAGCAAACGATAGTCTGGCTATGAAATATTCCTTTAAAGATAACTATGCAAATGGTGGGTTTTCATTCATTCTATGGAGATTAGAGAAGAATTCTGATTTTCAAACTCTGTACTCAAACAGCTACGAAGAAAAAGAGTTCAATGGCAGGAAAGCAGTGGTTGTTAGGAAAGATACCGGAAACAAAAATATAATGTTTGATAGACAGGTCTTTCTCTTATTCAAGGAAGAGGGAATTATGTTAGAAAGTTATATTGGAGCCGATGTGAATGATGAGCAAATGATGAAAGTCATGGAGAACATTTCACTTGAGCGAACATCAGAGAAAAATGCATCCTATACACTAGATTATAATGGAGGCCATTTAAACAAAGCGGATAAACCAACAGAATCAAGAGTCATTCCTTTGAAAAAAGACAGCAAACAATTATTTAAGGTCGGTAAAACGGTTCCAGTAACCATGGAGCAAGGTGTTACTGGGACTGAAGCTAAACTCGAATTTGTTATAGAAAATGTTGAAGTCTTTGATAAAATCAAAGATTTTGAACAAGAAAATTTTAATCAATCGGGACTAGAAATTCTAAGTGAAAATAAGGCTATAGACGAAAAAAAGAAATTGTTGCCCTACAAACGGGATGTATATAAAGTTGGAAATGGCAAAGATTCTGTTGACGAATTAGTAGATTCACAACTAATTAATCTGAAATTTGTCTACCTGACAGCAACAGTGAAAAATACTAGTAAGCAGGCAACCGAAGAAATCTATATGCACCCGTCGTTACAAGTACTTCAATTTAATAATAATGCATGGAACTATGCTGGAGAAGATGGAATCGCCGAAGATAGTATTATGACTGGCGAAGTTGATTATTTAGAACCTCACGGAAGCGGTAAAGGCTTTTACAATATTGGCATTATCCAACCAGGTGAAACAAAGAAGATTAATTTAGGTTATTTTGTTGATGAGGATAAATTGGATTCAATCTTCCTTGATGCTTTCCATTACAGTGGATTTGGTAATATTGAAAATATGAATGCAAAGAATCGTTGGTGGATTGATATTCGTCAGTAG
- a CDS encoding HAD family hydrolase produces the protein MDSIIFDLDGTIWDPIDTVLSAWNSVIRKSNLINSELTRKDFEGTMGLQMNDISRKLFPDLANTGREKLINDCCEIEQSIIAINGGVLFPNVEYVLKELSQKYKLYIVSNCQDGYIEAFYKSHRLDKYFIDFENPGRTGLSKGENINLVIERNSLSKPVYVGDTQGDLEAARFAKIPFIYAEYGFGQVSQYDMKIKNFEELLGVF, from the coding sequence TTGGATAGTATAATTTTTGATTTAGATGGAACCATCTGGGACCCAATAGACACAGTACTTAGTGCTTGGAACAGCGTTATTAGAAAAAGCAATCTAATAAATAGTGAATTAACCCGGAAAGACTTTGAAGGTACGATGGGTTTACAGATGAATGATATAAGCAGGAAACTCTTTCCCGACTTAGCTAATACAGGACGGGAAAAGTTAATAAATGACTGTTGTGAAATAGAACAATCTATTATAGCAATAAACGGTGGGGTTCTTTTTCCCAATGTAGAGTATGTCCTGAAGGAGCTTTCTCAAAAGTACAAACTCTATATTGTCAGTAACTGCCAAGATGGCTACATAGAAGCTTTTTATAAGTCTCATAGACTTGACAAGTATTTTATAGACTTTGAAAATCCAGGTAGAACGGGTCTGTCAAAAGGTGAAAATATTAACTTAGTTATTGAGAGAAATAGCTTATCAAAACCAGTTTATGTGGGTGACACACAAGGTGATTTAGAAGCAGCCCGATTTGCTAAGATTCCCTTTATTTATGCTGAATATGGATTTGGCCAAGTAAGTCAATATGATATGAAAATTAAAAATTTTGAAGAACTTTTAGGAGTATTCTAG
- a CDS encoding sugar ABC transporter substrate-binding protein, which produces MKKVWKLFSVLIVMTVLTGMLAACSGTTGGSSKVSVGIVLPTKDEPRWVQDEQRFKDALADSDYTTEILFSQGSSAKEKENVETLLNKGIEVLIIAPHDGAAAGSAVEAAKKEGVTVIAYDRLITETDAIDYYVTFDSLAVGAAQGQYLIDSVEGSNVPLYLYAGASSDNNAFLFFEGAWKVLQPKIADGTFVIANSTEAEALKDKQELTRDELGKILGQVTTNWDPNEAKNKAQTHLTAAGTDLKGDVAVLAPNDGTARSIADVFGTDSDISSFVVTGQDAEKASIQYIIDGKQSMTVFKDVRTLVADAIDMAIDILDDKKPATTGSYNNGKVDVKAKQTDVIVVDEENVKKELIDSEYYEASEFKGL; this is translated from the coding sequence GTGAAAAAAGTTTGGAAATTATTTTCTGTTTTAATCGTAATGACAGTGTTGACTGGGATGCTGGCAGCATGCAGCGGGACTACTGGCGGAAGCAGTAAAGTGAGTGTAGGAATTGTTCTTCCAACGAAGGATGAGCCGAGATGGGTGCAAGATGAGCAGCGCTTTAAGGATGCATTAGCTGATTCTGATTACACGACCGAAATTTTATTCAGCCAGGGTTCTTCTGCAAAGGAAAAAGAAAACGTAGAAACTTTGCTTAATAAAGGCATTGAAGTATTAATTATTGCTCCTCATGATGGTGCAGCAGCTGGTTCTGCGGTAGAAGCAGCGAAAAAAGAAGGAGTAACGGTAATAGCTTATGACCGTTTAATTACAGAAACAGATGCAATCGATTATTATGTAACGTTTGATAGTCTGGCAGTAGGTGCTGCTCAAGGTCAATACTTAATAGACAGTGTAGAAGGTTCAAACGTACCGTTGTACCTTTATGCAGGAGCTTCTTCTGATAACAACGCATTCTTATTCTTTGAAGGTGCATGGAAAGTTCTTCAGCCGAAGATTGCAGATGGTACTTTTGTAATCGCTAACTCAACAGAAGCAGAGGCATTAAAAGATAAGCAAGAGCTTACTCGTGATGAGTTAGGTAAAATCCTGGGCCAGGTAACTACTAACTGGGATCCTAACGAAGCGAAAAATAAAGCGCAAACACACTTAACAGCAGCAGGTACGGATTTAAAAGGTGATGTAGCGGTTTTAGCTCCAAACGATGGAACTGCCCGTTCTATTGCAGATGTTTTCGGAACAGACTCTGACATTTCTAGTTTCGTAGTAACTGGTCAAGATGCTGAGAAAGCTTCAATTCAATACATCATTGATGGCAAGCAATCTATGACGGTCTTTAAAGATGTCAGAACACTGGTTGCAGACGCAATTGATATGGCAATCGACATCCTTGATGACAAAAAACCAGCTACAACTGGTTCTTACAACAATGGAAAAGTCGATGTGAAAGCGAAACAAACAGACGTTATTGTCGTAGACGAAGAGAATGTTAAGAAAGAACTAATTGATTCAGAATACTATGAGGCTAGTGAGTTTAAAGGACTGTAA
- a CDS encoding sigma-70 family RNA polymerase sigma factor: protein METKLNLISKAKKGDINAFQTLIHFEKEKLYKMAYVYMRNEDDALEVFQETIYKAFESLAKLKNDEYFSTWMTRILINSAIDLLRKKKRAIPINQAVLENTSDTSSFKSDEQIDLLKAMEEIEEKYKTVLLLRFYQDYTVKQIAAMLKCPEGTVKTNIRRGLNKLKEKMKGVYSDDRQNSIV, encoded by the coding sequence TTGGAGACTAAGTTGAACTTAATATCCAAAGCGAAAAAAGGGGATATAAATGCATTTCAGACATTAATTCATTTTGAGAAGGAAAAATTGTACAAGATGGCATACGTTTATATGCGAAATGAAGATGATGCATTAGAAGTGTTTCAAGAAACGATTTATAAAGCTTTTGAATCGCTGGCAAAATTAAAAAATGACGAATATTTCTCCACGTGGATGACGCGTATTTTGATTAATTCAGCGATAGATTTATTAAGAAAGAAAAAAAGAGCAATTCCAATCAATCAAGCAGTATTAGAGAACACTAGTGATACCTCATCTTTTAAGTCTGATGAACAAATAGATCTTCTTAAAGCTATGGAAGAAATTGAAGAAAAATATAAAACGGTCCTGCTTTTAAGGTTTTATCAAGATTATACGGTTAAACAGATCGCAGCGATGCTTAAATGTCCAGAAGGAACGGTGAAAACAAATATCCGGCGCGGGTTAAATAAACTTAAGGAGAAAATGAAGGGGGTTTACAGTGATGACAGACAAAATTCCATCGTTTAA
- the rlmD gene encoding 23S rRNA (uracil(1939)-C(5))-methyltransferase RlmD: MNKTIPVKKNDFIDVVFEDLTHDGAGVAKVDGYPIFVQGGLPGEKAKIKVTKVNKGYGFGRLMEILERSTSRVECPAEDAHKYGGCQLQHISYEGQLKYKENQVRQVLTRIGKLEDIVVHPIMGMDNPWHYRNKAQVPVGEKDGKLIAGFFKPRSHEIVDTDESLLHLHEINEAVQAVKEIAGELGIQPYNEESHKGVLRHIMARFGRQTGELMVVTVTRTNDIPQRNKLVEEIVARLPKVKSIVHNVNSKKTNVIMGDKTEVLWGSEVIYDYIGDIKFAISARSFYQVNPEQTKVLYDKALEYAELTGEESVIDAYCGIGTISLFLAQKAKKVFGVEIVPEAIEDAKRNAELNGITNAEFAVGEAETVIPAWYEEGNSADVLVVDPPRKGCDEALLQTIIDMKPKKVVYVSCNPATLARDLRILEDGGYKTVEVQPVDMFPQTTHVECVAQLVLKK, from the coding sequence ATGAATAAAACAATCCCGGTTAAAAAGAACGATTTTATAGATGTAGTATTTGAGGATTTGACGCACGACGGAGCTGGTGTAGCCAAGGTTGACGGCTATCCGATTTTTGTACAGGGCGGACTTCCTGGCGAAAAAGCAAAAATTAAAGTAACCAAGGTGAACAAAGGGTACGGCTTTGGACGCCTGATGGAGATTCTTGAAAGGAGTACCTCCCGTGTTGAGTGTCCGGCTGAAGATGCCCATAAATATGGCGGCTGCCAGCTTCAGCATATCAGCTATGAGGGTCAGCTGAAGTATAAGGAAAACCAAGTGAGGCAGGTGCTGACACGGATCGGTAAGCTCGAGGACATTGTGGTACACCCGATTATGGGAATGGACAACCCGTGGCATTACCGGAACAAAGCACAGGTGCCGGTTGGCGAGAAGGACGGGAAGCTGATTGCTGGATTTTTCAAACCTCGGAGCCATGAAATTGTTGATACAGACGAGAGCCTGCTGCATCTTCATGAGATCAACGAAGCTGTACAAGCGGTCAAAGAAATCGCCGGTGAACTTGGAATTCAGCCGTATAACGAGGAATCCCATAAGGGTGTGTTGCGTCACATCATGGCCCGTTTCGGCAGGCAAACTGGAGAGTTGATGGTCGTCACCGTTACGAGAACGAATGATATCCCGCAGCGGAACAAACTGGTCGAGGAAATCGTCGCGAGACTGCCTAAGGTAAAGTCAATCGTCCATAACGTGAACTCGAAGAAAACGAATGTAATCATGGGAGATAAAACCGAGGTCCTTTGGGGAAGCGAAGTCATCTACGACTATATCGGTGACATCAAATTCGCGATCTCAGCACGTTCGTTTTATCAGGTAAATCCCGAACAGACAAAGGTGCTCTACGATAAAGCGCTTGAGTATGCTGAACTTACTGGTGAAGAGTCCGTGATTGACGCCTATTGCGGCATCGGCACAATCTCGTTATTTTTAGCGCAAAAAGCAAAGAAGGTATTCGGTGTCGAAATCGTCCCAGAAGCCATCGAAGACGCAAAACGTAACGCTGAACTGAACGGCATCACCAACGCCGAATTCGCAGTAGGCGAAGCCGAAACAGTCATACCGGCATGGTACGAAGAAGGAAACAGCGCCGATGTGCTAGTTGTCGACCCGCCGCGAAAAGGCTGTGACGAGGCACTGCTGCAGACTATTATTGATATGAAACCAAAGAAGGTTGTGTACGTGTCGTGTAACCCTGCTACATTGGCCAGGGACCTGCGAATTCTGGAAGATGGCGGGTATAAGACAGTTGAAGTGCAGCCTGTTGATATGTTTCCGCAGACGACGCATGTGGAGTGTGTGGCACAGCTTGTTTTAAAAAAATAA
- a CDS encoding AAA family ATPase yields the protein MKQSGTLYFFCGKMGAGKSTRSKQLAIDKHAVLLSEDEWLASLYPNQIASFEDYLKFSAQLKPLVKKHVQNILSVGTDVVMDFPANTQKLRKWFLDMASEVNANHQLIFLNLNNEQCLSQIAQRRNEQPERAAFDTEAVFIHVTKFFEAPEASEGLNTLELSGKE from the coding sequence ATGAAACAATCGGGGACGCTATACTTTTTCTGTGGAAAAATGGGTGCAGGAAAATCAACTAGATCAAAACAATTGGCGATAGATAAACATGCGGTACTGTTGTCTGAGGATGAATGGCTTGCATCTCTTTATCCCAATCAGATCGCATCATTTGAGGATTATTTAAAATTCTCAGCGCAGCTCAAGCCGTTGGTGAAAAAGCATGTCCAAAACATATTAAGTGTGGGTACAGATGTAGTGATGGATTTTCCAGCTAACACTCAAAAACTGCGAAAGTGGTTTTTGGATATGGCGTCAGAGGTCAATGCAAACCATCAACTAATTTTCCTTAATCTAAATAACGAGCAATGTTTAAGTCAAATTGCACAAAGGCGTAACGAACAGCCAGAAAGAGCAGCTTTTGATACGGAAGCGGTGTTTATTCATGTTACTAAATTTTTTGAAGCACCAGAAGCATCCGAGGGTTTAAATACTTTAGAGCTTAGTGGAAAAGAATAA
- a CDS encoding Nif3-like dinuclear metal center hexameric protein — MDFIHIVEGINDLFTISNKKIFSSESGITYQADKKVKKVGYCVNLTLETIEEARIHGVDMMVTHHDAWDEIYGLREACIEKLREYGISHYYNHLPLDDCNFGTNDSLLTKLNLEIVKRTHEWEGLHFGRVAEYDDEIEFNELVKNMENLLEEPVKYWRFNDNKVKRVGLVCGNGAPTACLKEAVENKCDVYITGECNLYTIQYAQFKGINLIIGSHTFTEFFGIESLALKLNENIKELEVVRLNEEHYEANIKLDKNKENYV; from the coding sequence ATGGATTTCATACATATTGTAGAAGGAATTAATGATCTATTTACTATTTCAAATAAGAAAATCTTTTCAAGTGAATCCGGGATTACATACCAGGCAGATAAGAAGGTTAAGAAAGTGGGATACTGTGTTAACCTAACACTTGAAACGATAGAGGAAGCAAGAATTCATGGCGTTGATATGATGGTGACACACCATGATGCATGGGATGAAATATATGGATTAAGAGAGGCATGCATAGAAAAACTAAGGGAATATGGTATAAGCCACTACTATAATCACTTACCACTTGATGACTGTAACTTTGGAACCAATGATAGTTTATTAACAAAATTGAATTTAGAGATTGTTAAAAGAACCCACGAATGGGAAGGGTTACATTTTGGCAGAGTCGCAGAGTATGATGATGAAATCGAATTCAATGAATTAGTAAAAAATATGGAGAATCTGCTTGAAGAGCCAGTTAAATACTGGCGTTTTAATGACAATAAGGTAAAGCGAGTGGGCTTAGTATGTGGTAATGGAGCACCAACAGCTTGCCTTAAAGAAGCAGTTGAGAATAAGTGTGATGTCTACATTACAGGTGAATGCAATTTGTATACGATTCAATATGCTCAGTTTAAAGGAATCAATCTTATCATTGGGAGTCATACTTTCACAGAATTCTTTGGAATTGAAAGTTTAGCATTGAAATTGAATGAGAATATAAAAGAACTCGAAGTAGTGAGACTTAATGAAGAACATTATGAAGCGAATATAAAATTAGACAAAAATAAAGAGAACTACGTATAA